Proteins from one Pseudomonas grandcourensis genomic window:
- a CDS encoding SDR family oxidoreductase, with amino-acid sequence MKIVVIGGSGLIGSKLVNTLRERGHDALAASPSTGVNSITREGLAEAMDGADVVVDVANAPSWEDQAVLDFFETSSRNLLAAEAAAGVGHHVALSIVGSERLPDTGYFRAKVAQEALIKASGMPYTIVRATQFSEFAGGIVQSFAVGDEIHASPALIQPIASDDVVAALADVVLAAPVNGTVEVGGPEVMPIDELARRYLRATQDNRKVVPDVHARYFGAVLNDQSLVTGKNARLGAIRFDDWLARSTAQ; translated from the coding sequence ATGAAGATCGTCGTCATCGGAGGCTCCGGCCTCATCGGATCGAAACTTGTGAACACCCTGCGCGAGCGCGGCCATGACGCGCTCGCCGCCAGCCCCAGCACGGGCGTGAACAGCATCACCCGCGAAGGCCTGGCCGAAGCGATGGATGGTGCCGATGTGGTGGTCGACGTGGCGAACGCGCCGTCGTGGGAGGACCAGGCCGTTCTCGATTTCTTTGAAACGTCGAGCCGTAACCTGCTGGCCGCCGAAGCCGCTGCGGGGGTTGGTCATCATGTTGCCCTGTCGATTGTCGGCAGCGAACGGCTTCCCGATACCGGCTATTTCCGGGCCAAGGTCGCGCAGGAGGCCCTTATCAAGGCGTCCGGCATGCCTTACACCATTGTGCGTGCCACGCAGTTCTCCGAGTTTGCCGGCGGCATTGTCCAGTCGTTCGCCGTAGGCGATGAGATTCATGCTTCGCCGGCGCTGATCCAGCCGATTGCGTCCGACGACGTGGTCGCGGCGCTGGCCGATGTCGTGTTGGCGGCACCGGTCAATGGCACGGTTGAAGTCGGCGGCCCGGAGGTCATGCCGATCGACGAGCTGGCCAGGCGCTATCTGCGGGCGACCCAGGACAACCGCAAGGTCGTGCCGGACGTGCATGCGCGCTACTTCGGCGCCGTGCTCAACGATCAATCGCTGGTCACTGGCAAGAACGCACGCCTGGGGGCGATCCGCTTCGACGACTGGCTGGCCCGGTCGACTGCGCAGTAA
- a CDS encoding winged helix-turn-helix domain-containing protein, giving the protein MPFTFEDYVLDQERRELTLRGQVVAVGPQVFDLLLLFVNNPDRVVSKDELLQAVWSGRIVSESTITSHINAVRKAIGDTGEEQRLVRTVARKGYRFVGRINGDMTGETPQPDIDERPAATAKPIPSPALVLPDKPSITVLPFQNLSGDPEQEYFADGVVEDIIAALSRIRWLFVIARNSSFTYKGQTVDARGVGQELGVRYVLEGSVRKCGNRLRITGQLIDATSGAHIWAERFEGLLDDIFELQDQITESVVGAIAPQLERAEIERAKRKPTESLDAYDYYLRAMAKLHSGSREAIEQALPMFYQAIELDGEFASAYGMAAWCHFWRKLNGWMSDRPAEIAEGIRLARLAVTLGRDDAVALTRGGHALAHLAGEVDAGIALLDRARLLNPNLAPAWFLGGILRALHGETDAAIENLNHAVRLSPLDPEMFRMQVGMALAHFFAGHFDAAADWAEKGLGNLPSLLIAAALVAASHALDGRMDKANLAMQRLRELDPSLRLCTLKDWLPIQRPEDFARFVDGLRLAGLPE; this is encoded by the coding sequence TTGCCATTCACGTTTGAAGACTACGTGCTCGATCAGGAGCGCCGGGAGCTGACCCTGCGCGGGCAGGTCGTGGCCGTCGGACCGCAGGTCTTCGACCTGTTGCTGCTGTTCGTTAACAATCCCGACCGTGTCGTCAGCAAGGACGAATTGCTCCAGGCGGTGTGGAGTGGCCGGATCGTTTCGGAGTCGACGATCACCAGCCACATCAATGCGGTGCGCAAGGCCATTGGCGATACCGGAGAGGAACAACGGCTGGTGCGCACCGTCGCCCGCAAGGGCTACCGCTTCGTTGGCCGGATCAACGGCGACATGACCGGGGAAACGCCACAGCCCGATATCGATGAACGCCCGGCCGCCACCGCGAAGCCAATCCCCTCCCCTGCGCTCGTCCTGCCGGACAAACCCTCGATCACGGTCCTGCCCTTCCAGAACCTGAGCGGCGATCCGGAGCAGGAGTATTTCGCCGATGGCGTGGTGGAGGACATCATCGCCGCCCTGTCGCGTATCCGCTGGCTGTTCGTCATCGCGCGCAACTCGAGCTTCACCTACAAGGGCCAGACCGTGGACGCCCGGGGCGTCGGCCAGGAGCTGGGCGTTCGCTACGTGCTCGAAGGCAGCGTGCGCAAGTGCGGGAACAGGCTGCGCATTACCGGGCAACTGATCGACGCCACGAGCGGAGCGCACATCTGGGCAGAGCGCTTTGAAGGCCTGCTCGACGACATCTTCGAGCTGCAGGACCAAATCACCGAAAGCGTCGTCGGCGCGATTGCGCCGCAACTGGAACGGGCAGAAATCGAGCGCGCCAAACGCAAGCCGACGGAAAGCCTGGACGCCTACGACTACTACCTGCGGGCCATGGCAAAACTGCATAGCGGCAGTCGGGAAGCCATCGAGCAGGCGCTGCCGATGTTCTACCAGGCCATCGAACTCGATGGGGAATTCGCTTCGGCCTATGGCATGGCTGCCTGGTGCCACTTCTGGCGCAAGCTCAATGGCTGGATGAGCGATCGACCAGCAGAAATCGCCGAGGGCATACGGCTGGCGCGGCTGGCGGTGACCCTCGGCCGAGATGATGCCGTTGCGTTGACCCGGGGCGGACATGCGCTGGCTCACCTCGCTGGCGAAGTCGACGCCGGCATTGCACTGCTCGACCGGGCGCGCCTGCTCAATCCCAACCTCGCCCCTGCCTGGTTTCTGGGCGGTATCCTGCGGGCGCTGCACGGCGAAACAGACGCCGCCATCGAGAATTTGAACCATGCCGTTCGCTTGAGTCCGCTGGATCCGGAAATGTTCAGGATGCAGGTCGGGATGGCGCTCGCGCATTTCTTCGCCGGGCACTTCGATGCCGCTGCGGACTGGGCGGAAAAGGGACTGGGCAACCTGCCCAGTCTGCTGATCGCGGCGGCGCTGGTGGCGGCCAGTCATGCGCTCGACGGTCGAATGGATAAAGCGAATTTGGCGATGCAACGCCTGCGAGAGCTGGATCCCTCTTTGCGCCTGTGCACCCTCAAGGACTGGCTGCCTATTCAACGGCCTGAGGATTTCGCCCGTTTCGTCGATGGGCTGCGGTTGGCGGGGTTGCCTGAGTGA
- a CDS encoding glutamine synthetase family protein, with product MTEPLLSFDALKRAAAAGEIDTVLVCMVDMQGRLVGKRFQVEFFIDSGHEETHCCNYLLADDIDMEPVPGYAAASWSKGYGDFVLKPDMSTLRRVPWLECTALVLCDVLDHHHRQDLPHSPRAILKKQVERLRERGYTGMFASELEFYLFDETYEAIHKRNYHKPKTAGHYIEDYNILQTTREEPVLRAIRKHLQASGIPVENSKGEWGPGQEEINIRYADAMTMADHHVIIKHACKEIAQLQGKAITFMAKWRYDAAGSSSHIHNSLWDKNAKKPLFFDAKAEFGMSKLMRAWVAGQLKYANDITCFLAPYINSYKRFQAGTFAPTRAVWSRDNRTAGFRLCAEGSKSIRIECRIGGADLNPYLAFAALIAAGLKGIDEKLDLAPPFEGDAYLDEHLPEVSKTLREASAALKSSSMLREAFGDEVVDHYVHTAEWEQKEYDRRITDWELQRGFERY from the coding sequence ATGACAGAGCCCCTCCTCAGCTTTGATGCACTCAAGCGCGCCGCGGCTGCCGGCGAAATCGATACCGTACTGGTCTGCATGGTCGACATGCAGGGACGCCTGGTCGGCAAGCGCTTCCAGGTCGAGTTTTTCATCGACAGCGGCCACGAAGAAACCCACTGCTGCAACTATCTGCTGGCCGATGACATCGACATGGAGCCGGTGCCGGGTTACGCCGCGGCCAGTTGGAGCAAGGGCTACGGCGATTTCGTGCTCAAGCCCGACATGTCCACCCTGCGGCGCGTGCCCTGGCTTGAATGCACGGCGCTGGTGCTGTGCGACGTGCTCGATCATCACCATCGCCAGGACCTGCCCCACAGCCCGCGGGCGATTCTGAAAAAACAGGTCGAGCGCCTGCGCGAGCGCGGCTATACCGGCATGTTTGCCTCGGAACTCGAGTTCTATCTGTTCGATGAGACCTACGAGGCGATCCACAAGCGCAACTATCACAAACCGAAAACCGCCGGCCATTACATCGAGGACTACAACATCCTGCAGACCACCCGCGAAGAGCCGGTGCTGCGGGCGATCCGCAAACACTTGCAGGCCTCGGGCATTCCCGTGGAAAACTCCAAGGGTGAATGGGGCCCGGGGCAGGAAGAGATCAACATCCGCTACGCCGACGCCATGACCATGGCCGACCACCACGTCATCATCAAGCACGCCTGCAAAGAGATCGCGCAGTTGCAGGGCAAGGCGATCACCTTCATGGCCAAGTGGCGCTACGACGCTGCCGGTTCCAGCAGTCACATCCATAATTCGCTGTGGGACAAGAACGCCAAGAAGCCGCTGTTCTTCGACGCAAAAGCCGAGTTCGGCATGTCGAAACTGATGCGGGCCTGGGTCGCCGGGCAGCTCAAGTACGCCAACGACATCACCTGTTTTCTCGCACCTTATATCAACTCCTACAAGCGCTTCCAGGCTGGCACTTTTGCGCCGACGCGGGCGGTCTGGAGCCGCGACAATCGCACCGCCGGCTTTCGCCTGTGTGCCGAAGGCAGCAAGTCCATCCGCATCGAATGCCGCATCGGCGGTGCCGACCTCAACCCCTATCTGGCCTTCGCCGCATTGATCGCAGCAGGTTTGAAGGGTATCGACGAGAAGCTCGACCTTGCGCCGCCGTTCGAAGGCGACGCCTACCTCGACGAGCATTTGCCGGAAGTGTCCAAGACCCTGCGCGAGGCAAGCGCCGCCCTCAAGAGCTCAAGCATGTTGCGCGAGGCGTTTGGCGACGAGGTCGTCGACCATTACGTGCACACCGCCGAGTGGGAGCAGAAGGAGTACGACCGGCGAATCACCGACTGGGAATTGCAGCGCGGCTTCGAGCGCTATTGA